GCTGCTTATACTATTCATCAGCCACTGTACTTTCTTACAGCCTAAATGAGCAGTGTGTTTATAGAGTAGATGAAAGTATGCATCCTATTTCTTAACTAGCTGGAATTGGGCCATTTGAGGTTCTAGATTTCCAAGTGTGGGTCCTCAGGCTTAGCTTTGTAGTGAAGAGGGATGACCAATGGAATCCTTAAGCCCACCATGAAAAGATCTTGCCTTTTAACCAGGAAAGTGCAGGCCCAATTTAAGGTCATTGTAAGTGTCAATCATGGCTAGGATAATCTGACAGTCAGAATGCCAGTGTGCATGGCAGGGACATTAAAGTGTCAGTATTAGTTTGATTATTCTATTGAAAATCATAAATGTTAGTAGGCAATGAAGAATTGGGGGGAGTATCTGTCCACAAGTACCGTTCATATCTCATCTTCTAAAACAAACTTACAAGGTGTGGAAAATAAATATGATTTCATTAACAAAAATGATATTTCATATCTGTTGGGTGCATAGCTGTACAATAAATTCTTCTGATAAATGTATCATCTCTGAAAAGAAATATGAAACGGGGACCACAGAATACAGCCATATTTTAGAAGTACCAATTCTAAGTTACAGCTAAGTGATGTCATTTGCTTTTGAGAATcattcaattaaaaacaaattaaacccatgggtaattaaaaatatttcatccaTATACTTGTATATAATCATAGGCACATTTTATTTCACTGTCTCAAAAGGTAAGTACTTGTAAATTCTCTGTCCCACTAGATTGTCAGTAAGATTGTCCAAAATAAGTGAAGTAATTAACTTGTAATTTTAAGGGAAGTAAGTTATTTTGGGCTGTATCCCAAATGATCAAAACTCACTTAAAACTGGCTTTGCTGTGCAGTAACAATTCCTTGGAGCCCCTCTTGGGTGTTGTGGTAGATTTGTCACTGACTGGCTTTTCAAGGATATAGGAATACTTAAATTTCCTAGGTGTTGCAGAAGTAACTATTTGTCTTGAGGAAGGTGTAGATGATTGATacatttttgctgtttctttagAGTTTGAACTGTGCTCAGTATTGTCTTTATTCACACTTATAAACACAGGAATCCAGTGTGGTATGTATGTTCTCCTTTATACAGGTGGGAAACAGGAGGTTAAAAGTACTTGTCATTTGCCTGTTTCCATGCACTAGGAGAAGTACAAATTGGTCCTTGGTTTGTGTGGCTTCTCACTCCATTGTATTTCTGTATATAGCTTGTATATAGTGGAGAAGAGTCATGTGAAAATTTTCAAAATGTCTAGTAAGTTTACAACAGAGTGATAATAAAAATTGTTCTGAGCCTTTCTATCTTGAACAtagtactgattttttttaatatattctaacatgtcatttaaaaaaaagatgtccaAGTTAGTCCTATTGTTATTAATAACACAATGACACAAAAGGTGGCTGCACTTACTGGAGAAAAGAACAATGGGGCAGAGGCTTGTTTGCAATGGGTATGGGAGCACTAAGAGTTAGCCCTGGCATAAATATTTAAGtttttgttattaaaattaatatcACTATGGATTACCCATGTATATAGTTCCTATACATACCTGGAACAAACTTGTTTTTATCACATGCAAGTAGGAACTTCATAGTTGGATCCTAAAGTAATTGAATTTCCTATTACAATACCTTAtggaattttaaagaaaacttacaaaGCATTCTATGACTATGATATAATTGCCattttataatgtaattataagACTATATTTAGGTACATACATTAACTACAGGGTCATTTCAGTCAGTGACTCTCCTCTGGTTCTGGTTCCAGTAGGCACcattgagtgaatgaatggagACTGAAAATGACACCATGGTGACAGAATTCATTATTTTGGGACTAACAGATAGTGCTACACTACGTGCTATCTTATTTGTGTTCTTTCTACCGGTTTATATAGTGACTGTAGTGGGAAATATCAGTATAATCCTCCTAATTCGGAGCAGCCCACAGCTTCACACCCCCATGTACTTGTTCCTCAGCCATCTAGCCTTTGTGGACATTGGCTACTCCACATCAGTCACACCTATAATGCTCATCAGTTTCTTAAGAGAAGAAACTACTATCCCTCTCGCTGGCTGTGCAGCCCAGCTTGGCTCTGATGTAGCTTTTGGAACTACCGAGTGCTTCCTGCTGGCCACCATGgcttatgaccgctatgtggccatctgctcACCCCTGCTCTACTCCACTCAAATGTCCCCAGCAATCTGCTGCTTCCTGCTCGGGGCATCCTATTTGGGTGGATGCATGAATGCTTCATCATTCACAGGCTGTTTTGTGAACCTAAACTTCTGTGGCCCCAACAAAGTCAACCATTTTTTCTGTGATCTCTTCCCACTTGTGAAACTGTCTTGTGGCCATGCTTATATTGCTGAAATATCTCCATCCATCTCTTCTGCCTCCGTCCTTGTGAGCACGCTCTCTACGATCATTGTGTCTTACATTTACATCCTGCACTCAATCCTAAGGATGCGCTCTGCTGAGGGAAGGAACAAGGCTTTTTCCACCTGCACGTCCCACCTTACTGCAGTCACTTTGTTTTACGGGACAgttctgtttgtgtatgtgatgCCCAAGTCCAGCTATTCAGCTGACCAAGTCAAAGTGGCCTCTGTGGTCTACACAGTGGTGATCCCCATGTTGAACCCTCTGATCTATAGTTTGAGGAACAAGGAGGTGAAGGAGGCAATGAAAAAATTAATGGCGAGAACACATTGGTTCCCTTGAAgtaaatcaaaaggaaaaaaaaaaacaaggctaaTAAAATCAGTAATTTGAGGAACATTGGTGCTTGATATTTTCATGTTATTTACCCTAAACATTTAGATAGAGAGAAGCTCCTATAAATACAGAAATTTGACCTCTTTCCACTTGGGAAGCTCTCTTGTGGTCATGCTTATATTGCTGAAATATCTACATCCATTTCTTCTGCATTTTATTTGTGGTTTTTCTATAGTTTCTATAGTGACTGTAGTGGGAAATATCAGCATAATCCTCTTAATTATAAGCAACCCACAGCTTCTCCAACATACCTGTTTTTCAGCCATCTAACTTTTGTGGGCATTGTCTATTCCACATTGGTCACACCCATCATGGTTGTCCATTTCTTAGGAGAAAAATAGCCCACCTGATTATATTCTCTGATTCATAATCTCACTGGCTGCTTATTTCCATTTACAAGTTTAAAAGTGCCATTTACATTAATATCTGCTACATTTAAATGAAATGTGGACTTTTTAAAAGGTAAGAATACTTCACAGGATAGTTTATGACTCTGAATATTCCTTATTGGCCAATTTTGTAATGTTATTTAAATAGACATATTTCAAAGATCAAATGTCTTTCAATCTCCTATTTAGAATAACATTTGGGAATGAAATTTCCAGTAGACATATAAAAAATTGTATATCTGACAAGTTAGGTATTCATCACCCTCTAGAGGTTTTTCCCTTACATGATAAAACACTCTTTTAACTCCAGGAAACAGTGAGAAttatgtctcagaaaaaaaaaaactctgtttatttttatttaatttgattcagaatgaaaaaaaaaaacaaaaacaaaaaccaaacaaacaaacaaacaaaaaaacagcccaTGATCCTGCCATTTTACCTTTGTAAGATCTAAATCAGATAACAGAGGAGATTGAATGACTCTTAGTCTAGATCTGATAACTGATATCTCCATACATAGGTATTAGAGTGGAATTGGGTATAGACTTTGCACTGGAGGATAATAATGCTTACACAATTCATGATCAGTATCTGTGTGGCAATCTCTCCCTTTAACTCTTCTAACTGATTTCTGATTAATATTTTAgtgaatatactttttaaaattaacacaTTTGTAATGTTGGAAAAACCCTGAGAAGATTATGAAAAACACATTTCATAAGCTGACCTCTCGTTCTTGGATCCTTCATTAGGTAGACTGAGCAGATGTCCTTGTCTGCTGGTAGCAGATTTCTCTGTTTATGGTTCTgaaatttgttcatttacatttctctgcttGTCTCATAATGGACACATGCTTTCACCAATGCAATACTTTTAGGGCAGACCCCTGCACAGACCTATGTGGGCTGGGTACTCCAGGGTTTGACTTCATCCCGGGGAAAAGATTATTTCAATGTTATGGTGGGAGTCCGAACTCTGCTGCctgaagattttcattctctggcTATCCTCATCTTTACTTCCACTTGGCCCTTCAGGAAGGTAATATAACTCTTTCTCCAAATGGAATCTTCCTTAGAGGACAGACAAATTTTTCTCCAAGACTCTCAAATCCAGTGCACCTTATTGAATTGGCTATATCTCttcttaatattcttttttcatctccttttttttttgagacagggtttctctgtatagctctggctgtcctgtaactcactttgtagaccaggctgtcctcgaactcagaaatcctcctgtctctgcctcctgagtgctgggattaaaggcatgtgccaccatgtccagcttttcATCTCCTTTCTTAATACACATCATCTCTTTGTAAaatgttatcttttatttttttttcattgtaccagacagaaacaacttaagggaggaaagacATCTTTTGTTTCATAGTTCTATCATGGTGGGAAAGCATGGCCCGTGGGGTGTCTCATGACTTATCACAATGTGgtaaggcaggaagcagagagtttgGGGCACAAGTAGGACCTAATATCACCTTTAAGTCATGCCCCTTTTAATAGGCCACAGACCTGAGGCTTATTCCATAGTCTTTTCCCCAGATACAATCCCACGAACCAGAGGGTAAGTATTCAAACATAAATCTGAGAACATGGGAGGAGATGGGTCATGACATTTTACATACAGACTATAATATAGGCATTGTATTCTCATAGACATGGATGTACCTTACTGAATGCCCTTCTAAATGGTCAGTCtacctctttctttttccttcattcaAAAGGTTGCTATGTGACATATTtacctgtgggtttttttttttttttggtttggaagtTTAAATGTTCCCTTACTGATTCATACAGAGGTATGTCTCATGTGTTTCAATGCTAAAGAATTCAGGCTTAATTCATCCAGGTGTAAAGTGTGTGGGTAGAACTCTCATTGATATAGTCCTTTTGGGCGATGAGTTAGATTCATGTTCTGCTCTCTTGTTCTGAAGATACATGAAAGAACAAAGCATTACCTGCACAAACAGAGTAAGTGATGCTAGAACATTAAATTTATATGAATGATCACATGGTAtcatatttggtttggtttgttttggtgctGGAGACTGCCAAAGGTTTGTGGGGGCTAGGTAAACACTCTACTACAACTAACCCCTTACCCTGTTTTATACCCTGAGATCCTTACCTTGTACCACAGGGCAGATATTCAggtctttttcctcaaaactatGACTTTACCCATTATCTTACTATAGGGCCCAAAGCAGCTGAGAGTGCTGAAGGTGTGCATGCTCCCAAGAGAAAAGGTAATGAAGACTAGGGTACAGTTTGAAAATGAATTGTGTCTTTATAAAATATACACGGAAGACTTCTAATTCCCAGGGTCATTGAATGTGACTTTACTTGGAAACAAATTCATTGCAGATAAAATTTTTTAGGAAGATAGCCTACTGGAATAAATTGGGACCCGAGTAAACTAAGACTAGGGAACTAGTACAAAAGGGAAATTTTGGATGCAAACACTGCAAAAAGCAAAACACTATTAAAAAGATGACACAGATCTGGATGCTGCTGCTATGTGCCAATGAATGTCAAAAATAGCCTTAAATGTGAGACAAATTCTCCCTCAGAACTATGAGAGGAAACACCCTAATGATGCTTGATCTTGGACTCCAAGCCTCCAGAACTGCAAGACATGCATCTATATTGCTTAAGACATCCAACTTATGACATTTGGCTATAGTAGTGCTAGCAAGCAAATGCAACTGCATATATAGTTTGCTCTTAAGTTTCACTATCTGGTAATTTAATCCTGGAAGAGAGGGTAATGGAGGCTTGGAGAGTACCAGGAACACATGATAATAGATGCCTTCTTAAAtgagaaaagacaaaataataaGTATCAGTAGCAATAAAAGGTATTTCACCCAAATAGACTGAGTCGATAAATAAGATTCAATGATAATGATTCTACTCTCATCGAAAGCAATCCAAAATTCTCataggtgcgtgtgtgtgtgtgtgtgtgtgtgtgtgtgtgtgtgtgtgtgtagtctccACTTATTATTTGTAAGATTCCTAGTTATAAGACAGGGATTCAAACTGggaaagattttaaatttttacctg
This Mus musculus strain C57BL/6J chromosome 7, GRCm38.p6 C57BL/6J DNA region includes the following protein-coding sequences:
- the Olfr481 gene encoding olfactory receptor 481, whose protein sequence is METENDTMVTEFIILGLTDSATLRAILFVFFLPVYIVTVVGNISIILLIRSSPQLHTPMYLFLSHLAFVDIGYSTSVTPIMLISFLREETTIPLAGCAAQLGSDVAFGTTECFLLATMAYDRYVAICSPLLYSTQMSPAICCFLLGASYLGGCMNASSFTGCFVNLNFCGPNKVNHFFCDLFPLVKLSCGHAYIAEISPSISSASVLVSTLSTIIVSYIYILHSILRMRSAEGRNKAFSTCTSHLTAVTLFYGTVLFVYVMPKSSYSADQVKVASVVYTVVIPMLNPLIYSLRNKEVKEAMKKLMARTHWFP